The Oculatellaceae cyanobacterium genomic interval GAAATAATTTGACTATAGTATTCTTCAGTCACACTGACACATAATGCCCAACCTGGTCTTGGTAAAAATTTTTCGGACAAACTGTGCAAAAAACTCATAAAATATGAAATTTCTATACTAAGGTTGGAAAACAGAGCCTCAACTTCATCAAAGGCAATAAGTATATGATATTTTTGAGTACGCTTAAGGAATTCAAAAAAAATCTCAAATAAATCGATAAATTCTGTTTCTTCAAATAATACTTTATCTGATTTTGTTAAAAGACCTTCACTAAGTAAAAAATTATAAAGCCTCAGCAGAATTGCTCCCAAAAGACTTTCAAAGTGCTTATCTGGCTGGCTTGCTGCTGCAACTGGTGTCACGATTTCTTGAAACTTAATGGGAACACATATCCCATTGCTATCATTAAATTCTTTGGCGATCAAATTCAGTAAAGTTGTTTTGCCATATCCGTACTCCCCTACAAAAAATAACTTGATAGGTCTTCTGATTTTAATGGATTGTTTAACTTCATCGAGAAGGTCATTAATAAACTTTGTATGAACAAGTTTTGAGGTATACTCTTGAGATATTACTGATGCAGCAGAACCAGAAACAACATAAGGATTTTGGGCTGGCGCGATAAAATTTCCATTAATGTCTTGGTAGGGCATAATTTAACTAGCAATAGCAGGTTCTAAAATTTTAATAAATCCATACTTAACTCCTCGGATGTCAAGTAAATCAATTCCGATATTACGAGCGAACTGAGATTTAGTCGTTCTTAATTCAATTCTGTTGGTCAGTTCTAACTGAATCAAATCTTTTTTAAAGTGTTCTTCCGTATAATCCGAGCCTTGCGTCATAATTTGATCGCGAATCTGAGCAACTGGAATTAACCCCAAACTTTTATGTGCCAACTCTCCATATTTTTTTACAATAAACTCTAAAAGATTCAAGTAATTCTCAATTTGTATTTTGTCTGTATAAAACAGATCGAGATAGCCCACTCCTGGATTACCCACATAGCTATAGCCACAATGTTGTATTAATAATTTTTGAAGTTGAGATGGTTCGGGTTTCTCAGATAATTGATGCTTTTCATAGAGTAGGTATCTATCATTGCTGTAATCTTTAACTATTTGGGAATGCTGAGAACAAATTTGAGTGAATTTTTCATTAAAAACTTCAACAGTATAAGACTTTTTAGCCAGAGTATCTAAGGGGTTAATAACTTCTATTTTAGACTGAACAGAAATTGAAGCTCTGGTTTTTTCAGGCTTAGTTTCTGAATATAATTTGTCATCTGCTTTATAGAGATCGAGAACGTAAAAACCAGCTAAATAATTTTTTATACTTGTAGCAGACATGGGCGTTCCTGCTGGTTTTCCTTTATGTGCCTTATGAGTAACTAGCTTACCTTTCAGCCAAGACAAAGTAGCCTTTAATGGCTGACCATCATTAGCTACAAGACCCTTGACCAGTATCCTCATATCCTCTGGATACTCCTTGGGTAAATAAAAAATTGGAATTATCTTGGACATAGAACCTTTAAGGCTATAAGCAGAAGGTTTATTCTATTTTATCTTTCGCAGCGCGTTACTCCTCAAGTTTCCCATTATCTGGTATCGCCCAAGAAAGATTAGTTTCGGTGACGAAGCGTAATCTCTAAGTAACCTTTTTTATACAAAGCTTTTAAAAGTTCCCATACATCCTTATCTGGTAAACTTTGACAAGCTTGGCTAATTGTTAGACCACTTTCGACTGTGCTAACAACACTTAAAAGTTGTTTCTCTTCTTCGAGAATATTTTCATCTTTTCGCTCCTGAAGTTTTCTAGTTTCTTCACGAAATTCTAGACAGTTCTCAAAAATATATTTTAATTCTTTAACCTGGACTTCAAGATTTACCAAGTCTGCGATCGCTTCCTTGCATAACTCCTTTTTTGATAATAACTGTGTTTTTAAATTACTGACTTCATTCAAAAGCTTAGTCACATTTTGTTCGCGGTTTCGGGCAATAAAGTATAACTCCCTTTCTAATTGCTCCCAATCTGAAATATGGTTTTCACACTCCTGAAATAGCTTTTCCAGAAATAGTTGTCTTAAGGCTTCATAAGAGCCTTCACGGTCTTCATCATCATATTTGCAGCGACTTCTCAAATAGCTGTCTGCCGAAGTAATTTGACTTAATAAAGCTTGGTATTGATTGAGCGATCGCTCAAAAGTTTCTCGCCGCGATCGCCGTCCACTATCAACCTGAGCTTTTATCTCTAATAAAGGCAGTTTTAGCAGATCGTAGTCTCTGAAACTTTCTATTTTGTGAATATCGAAATGTTCTACAACTCGGTCAAGAAACTCATCATTATAACGCCTTATTAGCACTTGATTGTTAGCAACACTTTCTCTTACTGTCGTAGCCTCTGTTAAAATAATTCGCCAATTTTCTAAACCAAAAACTAAATCTTCAAGCCTGTTTTTATTGCTTTGGCAATTCTCTAAAAATTGCTTGTACTGCTGTAATTGATTGTGCAACACCAGAACATCTGATTGAGCCAATGTAATCGAGTTAGCTGAATGTTGGCAATCTTTATATAGTTGATTTACTTGCTTTTCCAAATCTTTGCGATATTCATTAAGACAAGTTTCTAGCTCACTGTTACCTACAATTAATTGACTAACTTTGGAGTTGTTCAGCTGCCTAGATAAATTTTCAAGCCCATGTTTGATTTTACTTAGATCCTTTTGAATTATAGACTGCTTTTCTTTGATAAATATTTCAAGGTTTCCACTATTTTCTTGGATAATTTTGTTGACTTTATATAGCGTCAATTCATATAATTCTTTTTTATTTAATTCAGTTTCACTCTCATTAAAGATATTTAGTTGTGTGATCTCGTTATTTTCTAATAATGATGCAGCTTCATGGATGCTATTTTTAATTTCCGATAAAAGCGGTTCATTAAAAGCTGTTATCAATGAAGATATTTGAGTACGAAGTTCATTTAACTGCCACTTTAATTCATCAGGCTCTAAATCACCCAAAGCTTTATAAATAACTTTTTTCTGCCGATCTAATTTTACATAACGTCGCAGTTCTAACCATTCAACAGCTTCTGCAAACTCTTCTTGCAAATAGCCAAGTTGTTTAACTTTTTTTTCTAGATCCAAATAACTTAAGCCTTGAAGACTTCGTTCTTCTGTTTTAGTAGTAACTGGTTGCCTTTTTACTTTTGCTGAGAGTTGTTGATTAATGAATAATTCTAGAGAATGTTCAGAGAACTTAATGTAAGATTTTTCTTCTTTATTACCAGCAATTTTAAATTCACTAATCAAACCATGCTGGCGACAAATTTTCAAAATACTATCTAGGCTAGAGCCTGACACTTCAAATAAATCTTCCAGTTCCGTTTTAGGAATTTCATATACCTGACGACCCCGACGCACAACTAAAGGAACCTTTTCAAGAGCGCACTTATATTTTTGTAAAGCTGGACGTAGGTTGTTATAAAAAGTTTTATATTTCGGGAATAAAGCTTTACATTTTTGATAAAATACTGATTCTATTAGCTTAATTTCTGCGCCATTTATATGCTCTAAACCTTCAATTTTCCAAGTTTTATGTTCAACGGCTGGAAACAGTAACCTTATTGCATAGTGGTGGCACTGTTGGCGATGGTGTTCTAATGAAGCTCGCTCAGCTTTACTGACTTCAGGATGTGTAAATAGCCACGTTTGAATGTAATGAGATAATGTGAGCAAGGTACAAGCGGAACATTGTTCTGGAGGTACGACTTTGGTAAGGAAGTTTAATAGTGTAGGGTATTGATCTTCAAAGCTGCGACCTAGCTCAATATCAAAGTCTACTTGACCTGTTCCAGCGATCGCAGTGATTCTTTGCGGAACAGTGGTAGTGTTATAATTTAAGTAAAATCGCCAGTCTAAATGAGTTACTTCTGGCGAATGAAATTTCATTAAATCTGACTTATTGTTAGCAACACTGATGACTAAGGCACGCTGAGGAAACTCAGTACTGTATCGCTCTGGAGCACCATTCAGAAAATTATGAAATCCAAATCTATCTTCTTTCCATTCATCTTTGTAACGCCAACTCCAATTAGTTTTATTATAAAGTAAGGAAATAATTTCTGTTCTGAAAATATTTGTTGTTATCTCTTGTTTGTGCTCATCACTCCAATCCCCTAACCATTTTTGTCGGAATTGATTTAGAATTTTATCTATAATTGTTGGGGGTGTTGTCTGAAGCAGAGATCTTATAGCAAAACTATGCTCAGTTGGCTGGATAATATACGAGTAAAAATTCTCATCTTCTGCCAATTTTTCCAGAGTTTCTAAAAGTTCAAATTCCTCAGCTACAGCTTTAGAAATGCCAGATGGAAAACTTGCAAGCAGCTTAATTGCTTCTCTTCCTTTTGGGTGTTCTGGAAAAGAAATTAGTGATTCTAAAGTGTTGATAGCATCGTTAATTTTTCGTTCTTGTGTACCATAGAGTTCTACTCTTCCCTGAAGATAATCATCAATCAAGTGTAGAGGAGTGTAAGGTTGTTTATTGTCTTGAAAAAATTTGACTATGCGTTTAAATACTTCAATAATAGTACGCGGCCCATTACTGAGATCTTTGCGTTCGCATAACTGACCTAGACTTTCAATCATTGCTGAACTTGCTAACTGGGAAGCTTGCGATTTGTCATCTAAAAACTTTGTACATAAAAAATTCCAAAGCTGGGCAGGAAACCTCGAATTATAAGCATCAGCTAATCGCAATGATACTTTCTGTTCCTGCATTCGGTGAATAATATCGCCTGCTTGCTCCTCAATAGCTGATTCAGTTGGAACGGTGGGCATACCCAGGATTAGCGCTACAGGCGTATTACCTAAAGCCCGCATTCCTTTAATTAAATCGCTTAAGATTTGTATTCTAACGCTAGCACCTTCTTCTGTTCGCAAGAACTCTTGACTTTCATCAGCAAATATTGCTAAACCTTTCATCCCTGCTTTTCGCAGGATAGGAATGCTATATTGCCAAAATTGCAAAATACTATCTGTATTTGTGGTCTCGGTTTTTAATTCTTGAACAATTTTAAGAGCTTTTTCGACAGAAACTCTGTATTTGCGTGCTATCTCTGCTGCTTGCTCCTGCTGAGACTGTAAACCATACTTGCGATATAATTCCTCTATTTCAGAAATAAGTTCTGGTTGCTTTAGTTTCAAACTTGCCTTAATCCACCAATAACTGGCAACCATTAAGTTACCCAACTCCTTGAACTTGAAAGGTGGTACTGCCACAATTTGCTGTTGCTGACACTCATACCACAAATAAACAAGGGTTGCTGTCTTGCCATAGCCATAGTCAGCACTAAGGTAGCCATTCACAGGCTTCCCTTTGTGAATTCCAGTAATCAAATTGTCTCGCAGAGTTTTTACTCTCTCAAGTGGATCGTAGCTACTAGCATATAACTCATAACAACTGGCTACACCTTGAGGGTCATCTTCTATTTGAGATGGACTAACTGTATCGACAATTGCCTCAATTGAGTCCAGTTGTTTTAATAGTCGTTTCATAAATAATCAATCTCAAGTGTAGCCAGTGTAAAGATAGTAATTTTACCTAGTATCAGATACAGGCTCTTATTCCAATGAAAGCGTTTATTGAAATTGAGGCAGCAATCCGTTTTGGTAAATTTTGAGTAGATCTGAGTCACTCAATCTTAGGGTAGCAGCAGGGAGTTCACTCAGTTACAAATCGTTGGAAATTAGAAAATTTCTATATACCCTCAACAATATTACCTTTAATAATGTCTGAGATGTAACTGGCTCCTGCTAGGGAGTACGATTGACAGCAAAAGCATAAACTCTTCTGTTACTACAGGTGAGTGGACATACTAAAACTTTCATTTGATAAACTCCATATTCCAATCCTAGGTTTTTGATGCTTCAAAAGTTTTATTTTAAGCATAATTGGTCGAGGTTGCCAGGATCTCGCTAAAGCGACAAAAGAAAATTATAGTAATTCACTCCATTTTGGTGATTTAGTTATCATCACCCATTGTCCATAGCCTCCTTCATACCCGTAGTCAAAAAAGCCACCTTGGTCGTAATCATAGGTGCGTTTAGCATTATCTAGGGTACTATCTAATCCACTTGTATCTAATAACAATATTTGACAAAGTTGTTCTTGAATTTCTTCTCGTAGAAAAATCTTGACACCATAAGTTCTACCAGACTGTTGATAGAGAATATCTACTGCCTTGAGTAGAATAGGGGCAGCACAAAAGTAGCGACGATTAAAGTAAAGTTTCGATTGCGTTGGTGATTCGATTACTGTAGGCGAAAGTGATTTCAACCAGTTCAGTACACCCGCGACACTAAATTCACTAAAAGCGATTTCACTTATAGGTATTCCAAACTGTTGAGCAGCTTTTTCAATTACTTCACCAACTATAGATTTTTTTTCGTTAGCAGACAAAATAACTTCTTTTCGTAACCACAATTGTTGTACAACAGTAGCATAAGCCCATGAAAACCTTTTATCAGGGTCTTGTAAATGTAAGCTATAGATTAGTAAATGTAAAAAATCACCGAGCATAGCCGGATTTAACTGTTGAATTTCTGCCGCTACTTTTCCTAGCGAAGTCAATCGAGTTGGATTTTTTTCAAGAATAGATATATTTCTTAAAAACGGAAAAATATTTTTTTGTAAGACAGCGACTTTTAAATCACATATAGCTGACAATTGTTCGATATCTGTTTGTTGACTGTTGAAAAAATCGAGAATATTAACTACTCTTTCTAGAGTTGTATTTTGTTGTAAATGTAAAGTTAATTTTTTAGGCATTTTCAAATTCCAATGTATCCAACCAAGCTGTTAGATTATGCATGATGCGATGATTGCGGCTAGTTCTTAAGGTCTCAACACTTTCACAAAAATAACAAGAATGATTGGTAGCTTCCTTAAGCTCTTCTAAACCTTTTTTAGTAGTTTCAATCCCCCGTCTAACTGTAATTTGAATTTGAGATTTATTAGGAAAAAATATGCTGCCAAAAGCTCCTGCTTTCCACCAAGTTGTACTATCAAGCGAGTTGGGAGTTAAATTATTTCTGCGGAGACGATTATAGCTGTTTGGCCCACCAATCCCAAAACAGTGAATGTACATTCCATAGTCATTAGCACTATTGTAAACTTCCCTAAACAAAGCCAAACTAATTTCAGAAAGCATATTAACGCTACCGTTCGGTCCTGAGGTTCCCCAAGAACCAAAGCCAATTCTAGTAATACCTAAATTGTTATAAATCCTGAGACAACGTTTGATTTGGCTTACAGTACGTCCTTGCACAGGTGCGATCGCTCTTTTCTGCACATACTCCGGCATCTGATTGAAAAAGATTTTGCAATAATCGGAGGTATCGCGTACTTTACATTCTACTATTTCATCTTCATCAGTAGATATGGGAACTAAATCCGGTAATACATAGCCGTCCGCCCACTGATTATCTCGGTAAAACTTACCTAAAAATGGTAGTAAGTCATCAAAATAATCCCGTTTTCCTTGCTGTACCTGATAAGCACCACAATCTAACCAAACTTTTTGGATATTTCCTTTTTCCTTTTCTTCTTTTAAAAACTTGGTTGTAGATGCAGGACAGGCAATTGGTGTATATAGAACATGAGCAAATGGCTGGCGCGGATCGCCACCCATTTGCCAAAGCTCGAAAAGACGTTTGAGCTCACTACCCCCTGCACTAAAAGCTGCCACAAATTGAGGCCGATTTGGTGGGGCAGACAGGAGTTTTCTTTCCCAAACAACCAGGCGACGATTTTTCCCCTCTTCAATATCTGTACGGCTGAAACCAACTTCCGAATAAAATCCATTTGCTTCTAAATCCAGTGGGCACTTGAGGCGCAGAATTGTCATGCCACATTTTCTACTATTTTCCTCCCAAGCGCTAACTAGCTGACGAGCAATTCCCTGTCTACGTGTATGTGGATTAACACATAAATGATAGAGCGTGGAAATTTTATCTCTTCTGTTATGAAAATGCAGAAAGCCAAGTTCCGGGATGTACAGGATTTCTTTGTTATCGATAGCGACAGCTAGAGTAGCTCGATTGACAAAACCCAATTCTCGTCGGTGGGCATCAGCAAGAGCTTTGATAAAGGGTAGATCCTCTGGTTGAGCAAATGTCACTTTTAAACCCGAACACGTAGTCTGCAAATTTACCTCACTCAAACAACAGCACTGTCAGACAAATATACCTTTATGTATTTGCCAATCTTACAAGTTACTCAATAAGGACTCAGGATTAAGCTCCCATTTGATACGAAGCGCAAGCTTGTGAGTATCGGATCAAAATGTACCTGTCTGCTATCCTAGCTTTCTGGGAAAATAAAACAGCGCAATATCTTGCATCAAGCAGAGTGGCAGATAGCTAAATTTTTTGTAAAAAAGCGCTCACATGCTTAATTCATCTCCTGTTCAATGGTGGCTATTTGCAGTTTATTGAGTCATGCTTTGAAGTCTAGGGTTTCCATTGTTACTACTTTTTGTCGAGACTAATACCAAAATCAACACCTAATGACTGTTCAATCTTGCGAAGGTTCTCAACTGATAAGGCACCTTTGAGCGTTTCTTTTTCGATGTCATACCAATAAGTTCGTGAAAGACCCACTTCATCACATATTTGTTCTAAAGATTTGGTTTGTGCGATCGCTAGTCGAGCCTGCTTTATCCGTTCGCCCAATCCCTGAACTTCCACCTCTTTTACTTGCCTAATTCTCATCTTCGTCGCTTACACACAATCACCTCCCATAGAGCGTAAACCCTTAGCTATTAGTTAACTATACACTATTAATTAGTAACTTACACACTACAAACTAATAGTTTACTTTATGAGGGATAGAGAAAGCGGCACCGCATGGAAAACGAGAGGAAGCACAAGCTGTAGTAATTCCAGCCTGGAGCTAATCAAAATCTTTGATTCTTAGGCCACTCTTAGCCGAGTGGCTTTTGTTGTTTTGCGGTCAAACAAATGAGTAACGTTATTAAAGCCAAGCGAACAATTATTCAGCTAGGAAGTATTTCCTTAGAGGTTTTTCAATTACCAGACACCTTCTAGAGACTGAGCCAAACTCAAGTGAATTTTGTTGACTTAATTACGGATGAGGAGTAAAAATTTTTCAAAAGCAACCTCACCCTTGTTTAGTAGTAAAAAATTTTATTACTAAGAAATAATTGAGAGTGGCGATCGCTCCTAAAATAAAATCCCCGATGTACTGAACGAGGGTGATTATTTTAACTATAATTATGTTGTGCTCTTCATCCTTTAGCGCTACAGCTTTATCAAGTCTGTTATTGGCTTTGTCTAGCCTTTCGTTAGCCTCCTCTGCTACTTGCAGAAAATACATATCGGATACAAGCCCACGTGCAGCGGTAACTGCACCATCGGAAATGTATTCAAAATTGGTTAACTAAGATAAAGCCATCGCTTTCTATTTCTTTATCTATCAGACATCTCAAACAATGAATATGAAACCTTTGTACCACCATAGTTATGAGCTAATTTCTGAAGATGTCTATAGTGAAAAATAAAAATTTGCCCCTACTGGGTTATGCTGTAATCAAAACGAACTGGTAGGGGTGATAGCTCTAGCCCTCTTTTGTCACTTTAGGAAAATTCCACATAATTACGTCAATTCAGCCAACGATAAGTCAAGCTTTAAACCCAGTTTGACAAAAGAGAGCTGAACAAATAGTAGCTAATGCTGATTATGGGATCTACATTAGTGCGGTATTGCTGACTTTGACTGGGTTCAATTAATTATTCTCTAGTTCAACTAATTATTCTCTAGTTCAATTAACTATTCTCCTTTTACAACATTTAATTTTTAGATGTGTTTATTATTCCACCGTTACTGATTTGGCGAGGTTCCTTGGCTGGTCAACATCCAAACCGCGACGCGCAGCAATATGATAAGACAAAAGTTGTAAAGGAATTACAGTTAAAACAGGAGAAAGTAATTCATTAACTTGTGGTACTGGTAACAACTCATCAAAAGTTTCTGTCGCTTCCTTATCGCCCATTGCAGTAACACCAATCAAGCGAGAATCTCTAGCCTTAGCTTCTTGAGCATTAGATAAAGTCTTTTCATAAACTTTACCAGGCATGGCGATCGCAACTACAGGAACTTTAGCATCTAACAAAGCAATTGGCCCATGCTTGAGTTCTCCAGAAGGATAACCTTCTGCATGAATATAGCTAATTTCCTTTAGTTTCAACGCCCCTTCTAAAGCAATTGGATAATTAATTCCACGTCCCACAAAAATAAAATCTGTAGTTTCAGTAAATTCGTGAGCTAACTCCTCAATATAACGCTCTTGACTTTCCAAAATTATTTCAATTTGTGCCGGAAGTTGTCTTAACTCCGTAATAATCTCCTCAATTTGAAGATTAGACAAAGTTTTGCGATGATAAGCTAAATCTAAAGCCAAGAAATAAAACGCCATTAATTGAGCAACAAAAGATTTAGTAGCAGCAACCCCAATTTCAATTCCTGCTCTAGTATCAATCAAATCTGGCACAATACTAGCCAAGGAACTATCAATGCGATTAGTAATTCCTAATAATCTAGCTTGATACTTAGCTGGTTGATTCTGACCACGCTCTTTTACCATTGCTAAAGCTGCTAGAGTATCTGCTGTTTCTCCAGATTGCGTAATCCCAATAGTCAAAGTGTTAGCAGTTATTGGCGGTGGAGAATAGCGAAATTCTGAAGCATATTCAATATTTGTATGTATTTGCGCTAATTCTTGCAATAAATATTTACCTACTAATCCCGCGTGCCAACTTGTACCACAAGCAACAACCTGAATATGTTCTATATCAGCATAAAGTTCTGCTGGTAAACCTAAATTAATCGGCGATTGCTCGGAATCGGGATTCCACTGATGATTGAGATAAGCTTCTAAACAAGTCCGTACAACTCCTGGTTGCTCGTAAATTTCTTTAACCATGAAGTGGCGGAAACCTTGTTTTTCTACCAGGATAGGATTCCAGTTAAGAGTGCGGGGGGTTTTCTTGAGGCGATCGCCCGCAAAGTTGTAAACTTCTACTCCTAGAGGTGTGAGTCTAGCTAATTCCCCATTTTCCAACGGCAACACAGCACGGGTATATTGCACAATAGCTGGAGTATCCGAAGCACAGAAAAACTCTCCTTGCCCAAACCCAATCACTAAAGGTGCTTGCTGGCGTACCACAATCAACTCATCAGGAAAATCAGCAGAAATAACTGCTATAGCAAAAGCCCCCTTAAGTTTATTTACAGCTTGGCGAACTGCTTCTAGCAAAAGTGAATGTATCTGAGGGTGAGCAGGTGCGGGGGGATTCGATAAAAATTCCGCTATTAAATGGGGGATAACTTCTGTATCGGTTTCTGAGCGAAATTCGTGTCCTAGCTTTTTCAGTTCCTCGCGCAATTCACGGTAATTTTCAATAATCCCATTTTGTACTACAGCTATGCGTCTTTTCGTATCTGTATGGGGATGGGCATTATGTTCCTCTGGTTTACCATGAGTTGCCCAGCGAGTGTGTCCAATACCAAGTTGCGCTGGACTTGCCTGCATTTCTAACTTTTCTCTGAGGTTACGCAACTTGCCTTTAGCACGAACGCGATCGAGTTCACCTTCGGACACCAAGGCTATTCCAGCAGAATCGTAGCCTCGGTACTCTAATTTTTCTAAACCTGCCAACAAAATTTCCGTAGCTGCTTGAGTGCCGATATAGCCAACAATTCCGCACATAGAACGCACTTCCTCTTAACGCTGAATAATTTTATAATTACTTGCTCAAACCTAATCGGCGATCGCAAAATCGTCAATCATCCTTTTGTATATTGTGTAATTCTTTACGTAATAAAAAAAAGAGGAAGCCATTAGCCTCCTCTGTAACATTGCACCCCAGAGATATTGAAAAGCAAATAAAACAAATAACTTTGTTTAAGGGCGCTTGCTATTAGTTCTCTCCAATTGAGATTAGAGAGGAATTCTGACCATTTTATTAGTAAGCCAGACCCATACTGCGAGTTGTTTCTGCGCCCAGGTATACTCGGATACTGAGGAAGTCTGTAGGACAAGCAGTTTCACACCGCTTGCAACCTACGCAGTCTTCTGTCCGAGGCGAAGAAGCAATTTGCGCTGCTTTACAGCCATCCCAAGGAACCATTTCCAGAACGTCAGTAGGGCAAGCACGTACACACTGGGTGCAACCAATGCAGGTATCGTAGATTTTGACTGTATGAGACATCTCTTAAAAACTCCAAACGAGTGTTCTCTTGTATTTAAGACCAGAATTCAGGCTTAGTTTACCGCAGGTCTTGAGTCCAGGTTGCATAAGCGCTACATAACTTCAAAGTTTTTAATATCTTGGGAGCTTTTTCGTAATCAATCTCCTGTAGCCCACATTTTGCACTTCATTTTGTAGCACAAAAAGCTACATAGTTCCAGGAAAAAACCAGAATTTTTTTGAGTAAAAATACTTAACAGTTATGGCAAAAACCACGCCGTACTACATTACCACTTTCGACAGATGTATCGTATTCTATTCATAAGTTTGCCTAAAAGCCTCAAAACCTTTGCCAGTGCTGTTTTGGAGGAGATTGTCGCTTTCTGAACTAATATATAGTTAATTTACCTCTACCTCTTGGGCATTTCCGGCCTCTGGACTGACTTTCTCTAATTCTTCTTCCAGAATTTGAATTGCTCCACTAATCCGTAGTAATGTATCGCGCAGATTTGCTTGTTTCGCCTCTAAATCTGCCATTACTTTTTGTCCTGATGCAAATTCGGCTTTCAGTTGCTCTAGGCGTTTCTCCAGTTGGTCTTTCATTATTTAATTAGGTTCCTTTGACTTTTAGATTCATGGAAATAAATGTACCAGTACCAGAATATTGGGGGGTAGCATCAGGAATAGGACTAGGTACAGAAGGTTGTTGTGCGGGAACCATAACTTGAAATTTGGCGTTGAAAGATGCGCCTTTTAGCAATACAGGCTTACCACCAGATTTGGTCTTTGTGGCTTTTTGGTTGCCAGCAAGGGATTCAATCGAGAGTATTCCCACTCCAGGAATACTATATTGGGGGGTCATATAGGTACAACCAGGCACGATGACTTTTTTTTCGTCGCCATCTATACAGACTAATTTCTGGTTAATTTTATCCTTGCCTGTGCCAATTAAAT includes:
- a CDS encoding helix-turn-helix transcriptional regulator, whose product is MRIRQVKEVEVQGLGERIKQARLAIAQTKSLEQICDEVGLSRTYWYDIEKETLKGALSVENLRKIEQSLGVDFGISLDKK
- a CDS encoding ATP-binding protein; translation: MPYQDINGNFIAPAQNPYVVSGSAASVISQEYTSKLVHTKFINDLLDEVKQSIKIRRPIKLFFVGEYGYGKTTLLNLIAKEFNDSNGICVPIKFQEIVTPVAAASQPDKHFESLLGAILLRLYNFLLSEGLLTKSDKVLFEETEFIDLFEIFFEFLKRTQKYHILIAFDEVEALFSNLSIEISYFMSFLHSLSEKFLPRPGWALCVSVTEEYYSQIISEARQLQEARFNFKVLKPLSLQEVKEYIETKNSSVTLRTNNRIYPFEQEVIDFVAVVSGGVPRFVETICQLLWAEAEASHTSVNIENARRIFSNSYRVYAEAYFSDLRDIYSLSDEVDAFLNLLFFSGGRRQSIQDLLLLCNSCPISYFYGLDEQQAKYRLNKASTQLRGQLGFEQYIEVFGQKPYMYTLTNLVFKDIFKFRQRLKN
- the glmS gene encoding glutamine--fructose-6-phosphate transaminase (isomerizing), which gives rise to MCGIVGYIGTQAATEILLAGLEKLEYRGYDSAGIALVSEGELDRVRAKGKLRNLREKLEMQASPAQLGIGHTRWATHGKPEEHNAHPHTDTKRRIAVVQNGIIENYRELREELKKLGHEFRSETDTEVIPHLIAEFLSNPPAPAHPQIHSLLLEAVRQAVNKLKGAFAIAVISADFPDELIVVRQQAPLVIGFGQGEFFCASDTPAIVQYTRAVLPLENGELARLTPLGVEVYNFAGDRLKKTPRTLNWNPILVEKQGFRHFMVKEIYEQPGVVRTCLEAYLNHQWNPDSEQSPINLGLPAELYADIEHIQVVACGTSWHAGLVGKYLLQELAQIHTNIEYASEFRYSPPPITANTLTIGITQSGETADTLAALAMVKERGQNQPAKYQARLLGITNRIDSSLASIVPDLIDTRAGIEIGVAATKSFVAQLMAFYFLALDLAYHRKTLSNLQIEEIITELRQLPAQIEIILESQERYIEELAHEFTETTDFIFVGRGINYPIALEGALKLKEISYIHAEGYPSGELKHGPIALLDAKVPVVAIAMPGKVYEKTLSNAQEAKARDSRLIGVTAMGDKEATETFDELLPVPQVNELLSPVLTVIPLQLLSYHIAARRGLDVDQPRNLAKSVTVE
- the psaC gene encoding photosystem I iron-sulfur center protein PsaC; this encodes MSHTVKIYDTCIGCTQCVRACPTDVLEMVPWDGCKAAQIASSPRTEDCVGCKRCETACPTDFLSIRVYLGAETTRSMGLAY
- a CDS encoding GNAT family N-acetyltransferase, which codes for MQTTCSGLKVTFAQPEDLPFIKALADAHRRELGFVNRATLAVAIDNKEILYIPELGFLHFHNRRDKISTLYHLCVNPHTRRQGIARQLVSAWEENSRKCGMTILRLKCPLDLEANGFYSEVGFSRTDIEEGKNRRLVVWERKLLSAPPNRPQFVAAFSAGGSELKRLFELWQMGGDPRQPFAHVLYTPIACPASTTKFLKEEKEKGNIQKVWLDCGAYQVQQGKRDYFDDLLPFLGKFYRDNQWADGYVLPDLVPISTDEDEIVECKVRDTSDYCKIFFNQMPEYVQKRAIAPVQGRTVSQIKRCLRIYNNLGITRIGFGSWGTSGPNGSVNMLSEISLALFREVYNSANDYGMYIHCFGIGGPNSYNRLRRNNLTPNSLDSTTWWKAGAFGSIFFPNKSQIQITVRRGIETTKKGLEELKEATNHSCYFCESVETLRTSRNHRIMHNLTAWLDTLEFENA